The sequence below is a genomic window from Macadamia integrifolia cultivar HAES 741 unplaced genomic scaffold, SCU_Mint_v3 scaffold2533, whole genome shotgun sequence.
GAACCAACATTTGGCCACCTTGCACCCTAATTTCCACAATACACTCACACATACTCTCACCCTGGGCATATAGTGCCGGAACCCAATCTTCGGCTACCCTACATCCCTgtcacacccacacacacacattcacaaCTTATATCATTATGCAACATACACATTCACTTAAAAGAACATATTTATAATATGCAAATCCTCTCACCCTGAATCTCAAATGTCAGTGGACAACTAATGAGCTCGTGCAACGATGTTCTGTCACTTAttggttctactcctaggatacataaggtTTTGAGCAAATTAGTCATCCATAGGGAAGTGGGACCCAAAGGCTcatgttctagcttcattttttttttctttgaatcaTTCTTAAGTCGGGGTTTTTTGCGATTATAAAACTGATTTATATGTGGGGGATGTTCACCGACATTAATTAACTTAAATTTAGTGTGTTTAGTGGGTTAGTTAAGCTAGGATTACACAATATACCCAAAATCTCCACAAttcaagtctaggttaagccaaaatttgggaaatttgGCTGAGGGTTTATGTGGTGACCATCAATGAATTATGTGCTCACCCCAAACCGctatacatatatttaatttcattatccccaactcaattttgagtttgaatgGTTGGTTATAAAAGATTTAGGCAAAGTTcgccatttctagggtttagtaacacaaattggggattttaggTGGGAATTTCATAAGAGAAATTCAGACTCAAATTGAGCCACCAACCTTGCTGAGGTAAGCCTCCTACACTAAATCCCTCTCCCAATTGGTAGTCTTGACAAGTTGGAAGGtgggttttaggaaatttgGGCAATTTCCCCATTATTGGTTTTGTGTTGCCCAAATTAAGGGTTTGAAGTGGGGATTTTACTAAGGATGATTCATGGGCTCAAATTAAACCATTGATCTTGCTAAGGAAAGTCTCCAGCAAACCACGCAGGTAACATGTTGCTGCCCATGTAGCCAGCCCAAACccggaaaaggaaaaaggaaaaaggaaaaaggaaaaaggaaaaagggtgGGGGGCGCGCTGGGATTTGCATGGTTTGTGATACTGTTTCGCGGTGGTCACTGGATTTGTgaccctcttcttccctttgccgGTAACCATAGTAGTTGTGCAAGCTTGAAGGTGTTCCAATGGGGATTAGTTCACAATAGAAAGATTAGATGTTTCCTATCTGATTTAAGAAACTTTTAAGTTGCTTGTACAAGAGATTTGTGATTGTCTTCTTCCCCTCGCTGGTAAATGGAGATTGGTTCATAATAGAAGATTAGATGTTTCTGTATTTGATTTAGGAAATTTTAAATTTGCTAGTACACGAATCAAAACTTGATCGTTTAAAGATTCCTTTACAAGCAAGTATTTGGACTGGGATGCGATTCCCTTAGTCAAATAAAATATTGCgtttttacccaaaaataaaatataatattgcGTGTGATTAAAATTAGAAAGTGAATATCTTATTGGGATTCTGAATATAAAGAGTTGTATATGGTTTCTATTTAGGCATCACTTACCTATTTAGGTAGAACATGTCGGGCAATTATTTTTAAAACGGGTTCTGTTTTTtcagttcatatttttttccttaaagtAGTATAGTGATGAAGGGGCCACATGAGAATCGACCCACGAGTGAGACCCATAGTCGACCCACATGGGCTGGACCTTACAGGTGCAcactatagtttttttttttttggatcataTTTTACGATTTTAAATCGGACTACATACCTACAATTCCTGATTTAGAAGACAGAAATGCATATGTTATGTGGCTCTTAAAATAGTAATGGGATGGAGATTGCTAACTGGTCGTGTGGTCATTGTATCACTACGGGGACCAACTAGGGGTAAGGTGATCTTTTTACCACCGTTACGTCTGAATGTAAGGGCACACGACCAAATAGGGATTTTCTTCTAGAAATCTACTTTCGTTAGTTAATCCATTAATAGTATTGAAAATATGCTAATTCAATGTGCGCATATAAAAAGGAGAGGGTTGGTCACGCCGCAAGTTTTCTTAGAACTAGCAGCTCAACCAATAATGAGGTTGAGATACAAGGGACATGGAGGTAATTTTCAaaggaaggggagggagagtgACACAAGCTAACCACCCAACAGTTTGGCCAACCGTTTCTCATATAAAAGTAAGAGACAACGATCCCAGCCAGTCCAATTATGTCACAGGCAATGAAGGCTTGTTGGTAGAGATTTTCTCTAAtacacacacccaaaaaaaaaaagcattaaaacaggggggggggggggggggtgagggcAGAGTAAAAACTACATTCCATAAATTGTCAGTTCTAACTATAGTAGCTAACTGATGAGCCACCATTACGAGATCCCTGAACTATTTTACCAAGTTAGAATTTACAAAACATCGACTTAAATACTTATAATCTAGGATGAAACTAAACTACTCCCACTGCCATAAACTCTGATCCTCCTCGGACAAATGAACCACCACTTCAAAGGTAGTCCAGATAACGTTTATGGCCCCTAACCGCTTCAACTACATCACTCCTTTGATGATTTCTCAAATCTTGACTCTTGTGTATTCCCCGCTAAACTATAGTCAAAGGAGGCACACTAGAAAACACCATGAACATAGATTACTGCAGTCCACCTTGCATCAAAAGAAGACTTCACAAAGCTACCGACCCTGATAACAAGACATGGGATATTTTCATCTCAGCCTAGGGGATTGAGTGGAGATGAGTagagattttcttttctcaatatCTACCCTAGCTAGCTAGTAGACATGGGGAAATGTTTTCCGTCGTAGACCATCCTACACAAGCtacctgtgtctatctctcctccAATAGAGAGCAAAGATGTCATTTCATAATGAGAGGAAACAGATTGACACATGTGAACACTGCTGGCATAGACCATGGTCCTAGACAAAAAACATTTcccatatacatatatatgtggGCACACGGCCCTTGCCATGGTAATTTAAAACCACAAACCAGGATGCAGATTATCCCTTGGATAAAATAATGAACAGAATCATCTAAAATCGAACTCTCACAGATTTTTAGTGTCTGCACCCATTTATTTGAAAACACAATCCTTGCCATGGTAACTTAAAACCACAAGCCAGGATGCAGATTATAccttgaataaaataataatcagAATAATCTAAAATCAAATTCTCACAGATTTTTAGTGTCGGCATGCATTTATTTGAAGGCTTAAATATCAGATAAAGTTCtactccttttctttctttccaatgCTCAATGAATTCAAGTCATTCCCTAGATAGGGACGTTCTTTTTACTCTATATCAGAATCAAAAGTGGCagaaataaatttccatttcattctcttcaagctattttcttttatatatatatatatatatatatacatatatgttgGCCTGTCTATATGCTTCAGTACTTAAGCTTTCAGGCCTCAAATTGCTAACTCATAAGTGGGTTTTCTTCTCTATTCCAGCAACTAGTTTTCTTTTGCCTCAATACTATATCATTTCTGACATTCGACCTAGGAGAATGGGGCATGATCATCTGAGACATCAGGCAGCTCTCATAAGACAGGCTCTCTTGGATCAGGTTCTTCAGTATCTTTTTCCTGTATAACTTCAATTTATTGCTatcttaaaataatttttatcttattgtAACTGTgtcaacttaatttttttttttaaatttatttttattatagatCTAAGACGAACATTCAGAATGTGCATAGAAGTATATGCGTTAATATCCTTTGGAAGTTCAAAATGAGAAATGTTCTCACTTTTTGTTCTTCTAAATGCTTATATTGTCGTCATAATATGAGAAAAATATTTATTGGCTAACGAAGTACGGACCTATCTGATTGCACCATTATGAATTAGTGATTGCGAATTTGAGTGGGGAAATAGCTGCAAAGCAAGGATAAGACTCCGTACATTTTAATCCCCCCCAAATTCGGTAGCATTCAATTGTCCCTGATTGAAGGATCTGTTTTCCCCTCCCCACCAAccctccacccccacccccacccccaaaaaaaaaaaaaaaaataatttgttgACCCGGTGGATTGGAGAAACACACTAATTAATCAGTACATCCCTATAAGGGTTCAATGTTCAAAGCCAAAATCACATGGCTGCATTTAACAATTTGGCCTTAGAAAGGAACCAATTTAATCATATTATTTTcgataccaaaaaaataaaataaaatttgcttTCGATCGAATTTTATATAGTTAATGCCAATTTTCTGAGTattggtttcttttttcctaagCTTGTGTTTCTTTGTCCATGCATTGTTCTTGTTCCTCACACtgacaatagaaaaaaaaacgtAATTTTGTAGGGTTACCTTGATGAACACTTTACTCAGTTGGAAGAATTGAACATTATTGACCCTGACTTTGTTGTTGAGGATGTTGTTTCGATGTATTACAGAGAATCTGCACAATGGATCACTAACATTGAGGAGGCATTGTAAGTCAGATTatattggaaaataaaaattttaccactggattttattcctatcaggattttttttttcatgcataATTATCATAAGATAAAATGTTTTTGTGTTCGAGAGCGTGGCCTAGACCAGTACTCCTTTGTGATtatatctctctttcttctaCGAAATGACACATCTGTCCTTTTAGAGATGAGAGTGAGAAACAAAGAGATGAGATGCTAACGTAGGCCACGCTCCAAGACAGAAAACTCCTCCCCTTATAATAATTATGATAATCATTATTATAGAAATAATGGAAACTATACGTACAATTATCctattttttacccaaaaaaatttctattttctacTATGCAGAGAGGGAGGGCCCATCGATTTCGCAAAGCTGGATGATAACATGACCCGGTTCAAGGGTAGTAGTTTAAGGtaaatattaatgaaaaaacTTATAAAAGAATGAATAAAGGCAGAAGTAAAACAATTGGTAAGTAAAACTCATAATTAGTTTGTGATTCTATGATGTTATCTATATTAGCTCTAGGATTTGATTCCGTGGTGGAATCCAGTAATAAATGAATTCCAATCCAATTGTATATACTTTTGATATCTTCCAATCCGTCAAGTTGGATTTCTTTCTGTAAAATTCAtatgaaaggaaaattttcaagtagAAATAGAATTTAGGAAAAGGTCCAAGAGAATCTTCAAATATAAGGGCATCTAACCTTTTCAGTGACACTGTTTGCGTTTAGTGACACTATGCTGTAGGGATTTATTTGTGTAAGAGATTGACTAAGATTCCCATTTTATTGAAGGAAAGTACAAAATGTCCGGGAAGTATATTCTCTGGTAGAATAGAGAAAGAACTTTCATGTCTTCGGAAGATTAGGGGAAGATCATACTAGCAAAATGTCAGGGTGAGAATGAAAGACATGAATCTAGgtaaaataagaataataatcaTCAACAATAGATGGAAAAAATCTCAGGGTGAGATTGAAAGAGGTAAATCTAGgtaaaataagaataataatcatcaatgaatataataaaataacGTGAACCAATTTTGGTGGGAGTAGGAGTAGGTCCTCAAACATCAAAATGAATGAGATCAAATGGAGAAGATGAAATATAAATACTTTGACTATAAGGTAAAGTAGATTGTTTGGCAATAATGCGACCTAGACAATCAAATTCATCGATCGAAATACACTCCTAACTTTCCTCTGGAAGTGAAGGAGCGAATTATTGAAAGACAAAAGATCTTTGTTCCATTTGCCCTACTACCCAAGCATCTAAAGAAGATGGTTTTAGAGATGGCCAGGTACTTTTCAAAGTAGTACACGTGTTGAGAAAGGTTGGTCGTGGGTTGCAAAGATGGCTTGCAGGTAGATGGATTAAACAAAAAGGGAAGGGTGGTGAGGGGTGGATAATAGAGAGTAAGGGTTacgggagagagagggagggattGCGATGGAGAGAGGGGCTTCAAGGCTATGGATGGGGTAAGGCGGTGGGTTTCTTAATGCAGCCTCTTTAGAAGCTATGAATTGGGAGAGACAAGAACACACTCAACCAAATGTATAGCTGAATAGcatggaaaagaagagaaagaaaatgcaAACTGAAAAAGCTATAGTTCATCTGTACTATGGTGAAACTCTTTGTGGTTTCAATCAACTAAGGCTAACTTTATTCTTTGAATTCAGTCCTTTAAAATGGGCAAAATTCTTACAGTTTATAAGAAAAACTAAACCGTAATTCTCAGGCCTCTAAAAATTCATTAACGTACGGTTGATATTAACAATAAAAAGCCTAAATCCTACGATTATGAATTCATAGAGAAACTTAAACAAAGTAACCTTTACTGAGGTAGGTTCCTTGGCAAAATATACTTCTACTTTATTTGCTAAAATGAAAATCTCCTAGTAAAGGAAATCAAATATagagaaagataaaaaattGTACCCCTTGGCTATAGATGGCGGCTCCTCTTCCTTACTCCTGAAGTTGATTCATTCCAAAAATAAGAATAGGGAAagatcttcttagctagcactTCCCCATATTAGCTGGAGATCCCTCAATCAGCGAGAGATCCCTTGCAATCTTGCAATCAGTTGGAGCTAGCTTCTAGAAGAAATACAATTGGTACAGGAGGGGCTGGACATGCTAGGCTTCTGCTAGCTGGACTGGTCTAGCTCCATTCTTCGTGGAGTGGCTTTCACATGCTTGGACCTCATAATAATGATAAGGTTGTCATGTTCGGTCTTGAATTGATCGGATTCGTGATCTGGGCCTACATCATAGAGCAAGGGATATTAAAACCCACCCTTGAGTTAGTAGGAGAGGGGTTGTGGGTTGCACTAAAAGAACAAAAGCACATAGGACTTCATAGAGCATCGAGAACCTCCCACTCCTAACAGTCAATTTGTAACCAGGGATGCAAGAGGGTGTCGTGAAACAGAGACCTTGAAGGTTGTAGAGGGTGTTAGACTGTTTGAAACCCTAATTagatccataatttttttttcctgctagaaatcaagaatatatattaagaatgaaaataatGAGAAAACGATTACAAAGCCTTCACGCTTCACAGAAAATAGGAAGAGAGCTGCAAGCATTAACCCACCTTCAGGATTGGCATCAGTAGGGAAGGCCCCAAGGAACTCAACCTAAgcaaatgaaaaagaaattcaaTTAGATAAATCTATATCTAGGACGCATGAAGGCATCCTTCTCCATCTCCATACAAATTAACACTGGCCAAGACAACTGGATCAGAGATATCTAGTGTTGCAGCTGTTTTTGCTAAGAAGTCAGCAATCGTATTGGCTTCATGAAAGTAGTGAGTGATCGATTTTCCAAACCACAGTctccaaaaaagaagaaaaagttctCCATCTTTGAAAGACGAAGCAGGGAACCAAACCTCTTATAAGGAGATTCACTACTGTGACTGAGACATTTGATCAAAATCTTCTGAATCTTGTGAGATCTGACATATTCAATGTCAGTTATAACCGCACTAAATTCAGGTTCAAAATTTTTTCTAACTCCAATAGCCTCTCCTAACTAGATAGGTCCACAGAGAAACACAAGAACACGATGGAATCAAGATCATGGAGAAACAAGATGCGTACCTTGCAATTGAGTGTGTCGATGACGAGCAAGCTTGGGATAATGAATGATGTGCCTGCGACAACTACCAGTAACCTCCTAGAACACGAACTTTGTCCCTCCAAAGTTCTCCCTCCTCTAGATCTTTTGTAGTTTCCCACTTGAATCTTGACCCGAACTCTATGTGTGAATTGTGTTCTCACACAGTGGTGACTGCAGGGACTATAGACACTATATATAGTAGCCCTTAGACATAACCTACTCTGACAATAGATTGGGCTAGCTTATCCCCCTTGAGTGGTCCTAACCAccatgggcccaatgggtcacCCGTATTAGTGAAACCCATAACCTcaacattctcccacttgggcaacACTAATATAATATCCTTTCCCTAGATTTTGGCCATAGATACCCATAGCTAAAACCCCCACTCTAAAACTTTGATTCAAACAACTTGTCATCAAGTTGAATAGTAGCAGAATACATGCCACAATATATGGCGCACATCTGCATACTATCACAAACACAAATATGCTCATTATCTGAATCACCTCGGATATAGACAAGAAAACCGTGTTATACATTGTGATTACATAAAATTTTTTCCTTGTAGATCCATTCCTTGATCAGCATATGTCATGTCATACCTTGAATTACCTCACAGGTAGAAGCACTTGGGAAAACCGCCATAACCTGAGGTTAATACCTTTACTTTGGTCAACCGTATGTGGCTAACTGTTGCTTCCATGGATTTAAGGGAAATACCTCCATAAATCATGCCATTTGGCTACATATTGCCATACATCATGAACCTTGGCTAAACAATGCCATATATCATGAACTCTGGCTAAAGTACAGTCCATTACATGAACTTTGGCTAAATACCACCTATTACCATGAactttatctatatactacctATTACAATgaactttggctaaatactaTAAAAAAACTGTAGCAAGCATTGCCTATAAACTGTGGGAAATGTCACCTTCAaactttagctaaaaaaaaaaaccatgataTTCCACATA
It includes:
- the LOC122066697 gene encoding histidine-containing phosphotransfer protein 4-like isoform X1, yielding MGHDHLRHQAALIRQALLDQGYLDEHFTQLEELNIIDPDFVVEDVVSMYYRESAQWITNIEEALEGGPIDFAKLDDNMTRFKGSSLSIGATKVKNKSKEFIKCCYERNEEGFEWQFLRSTLIKYGFDNAWVQRVMFCLENTQLSMLLNGSPLPFFRPSRGLR
- the LOC122066697 gene encoding pseudo histidine-containing phosphotransfer protein 5-like isoform X2; translated protein: MGHDHLRHQAALIRQALLDQGYLDEHFTQLEELNIIDPDFVVEDVVSMYYRESAQWITNIEEALEGGPIDFAKLDDNMTRFKGSSLSIGATKVKNKSKEFIKCCYERNEEGCKKALEQVKIEYETLKEKLQAYYHPIRQAGPAETASRPK